In Nocardia sputorum, a single genomic region encodes these proteins:
- a CDS encoding MaoC family dehydratase encodes MRVFQGLSELESAVGTHLGYSDWHAVTQEQIDRFADATGDHQWIHVDPAKAAAGPFGTTVAHGFLTLSMVPMLAGQVYAVRGLSMGVNYGTDKVRFPAPVPAGSRIRAGVELVSLVPGTIGSQAVIRVTVELEGSDKPACVAETVAVLVP; translated from the coding sequence TGGAGTCCGCAGTCGGGACCCACCTCGGATACAGCGATTGGCACGCGGTGACCCAGGAACAGATCGATCGCTTCGCCGATGCCACCGGGGATCATCAATGGATCCATGTGGATCCCGCGAAAGCCGCCGCCGGACCGTTCGGCACCACCGTCGCACACGGGTTTCTCACCCTCTCGATGGTGCCGATGCTGGCCGGACAGGTGTATGCGGTGCGGGGCTTGTCGATGGGCGTCAACTACGGCACCGACAAGGTGCGATTCCCGGCTCCGGTCCCGGCCGGCTCCCGGATCCGAGCCGGTGTCGAGCTGGTTTCGCTCGTGCCGGGCACGATCGGGTCGCAGGCGGTGATCCGAGTGACGGTGGAGCTCGAGGGCTCGGACAAGCCCGCGTGTGTGGCCGAGACGGTCGCGGTGCTGGTGCCGTGA